A genomic segment from Daphnia pulex isolate KAP4 chromosome 5, ASM2113471v1 encodes:
- the LOC124194979 gene encoding keratin-associated protein 6-2-like isoform X2: protein MIAFKVLFAVAFVAVALAAEEQKEQQAVEEQAVASADSDSSKDLQTAEGTLGAYGAYGAGLGYGAGLGYGAGLGYGAGLGYGGLGYGNGLYGAGLGYGYAGAAGYGAYGHGLGYGAGYGGLGGYGGYGGYGAGYGAGYGSNYGHNHGSSGYTAINKVVSHGSNSHGHGHAHGHAHGHGHGYGHHGLAY, encoded by the exons GTTTTGTTTGCCGTTGCCTTCGTCGCCGTCGCCTTGGCCGCCGAAGAGCAAAAGGAGCAACAGGCCGTCGAGGAACAAGCGGTGGCCAGCGCCGACTCTGACAGCAGCAAGGATCTCCAAACGGCCGAGGGAACACTCGGAGCGTACGGAGCTTACGGTGCTGGACTCGGTTACGGTGCTGGACTTGGTTATGGTGCTGGACTCGGTTATGGTGCTGGACTGGGTTATGGCGGACTCGGTTACGGCAACGGACTGTACGGCGCTGGTCTAGGATACGGTTATGCTGGAGCTGCTGGTTATGGTG CTTATGGTCACGGTTTGGGTTATGGCGCCGGATATGGAGGTCTCGGCGGATACGGCGGATACGGAG GATATGGAGCTGGATACGGGGCCGGCTATGGATCCAACTACGGACACAACCACGGCAGTTCCGGTTACACCGCGATTAACAAAGTCGTGAGCCACGGATCAAACAGCCATGGACACGGACACGCCCACGGACACGCCCACGGTCACGGACACGGCTACGGCCATCACGGACTCGCTTATTAA
- the LOC124194979 gene encoding keratin-associated protein 6-2-like isoform X4 — protein sequence MIAFKVLFAVAFVAVALAAEEQKEQQAVEEQAVASADSDSSKDLQTAEGTLGAYGAYGAGLGYGGLGYGNGLYGAGLGYGYAGAAGYGAYGHGLGYGAGYGGLGGYGGYGGYGAGYGAGYGSNYGHNHGSSGYTAINKVVSHGSNSHGHGHAHGHAHGHGHGYGHHGLAY from the exons ATGATTGCCTTCAAG GTTTTGTTTGCCGTTGCCTTCGTCGCCGTCGCCTTGGCCGCCGAAGAGCAAAAGGAGCAACAGGCCGTCGAGGAACAAGCGGTGGCCAGCGCCGACTCTGACAGCAGCAAGGATCTCCAAACGGCCGAGGGAACACTCGGAGCGTACGGAGCTTACG GTGCTGGACTGGGTTATGGCGGACTCGGTTACGGCAACGGACTGTACGGCGCTGGTCTAGGATACGGTTATGCTGGAGCTGCTGGTTATGGTG CTTATGGTCACGGTTTGGGTTATGGCGCCGGATATGGAGGTCTCGGCGGATACGGCGGATACGGAG GATATGGAGCTGGATACGGGGCCGGCTATGGATCCAACTACGGACACAACCACGGCAGTTCCGGTTACACCGCGATTAACAAAGTCGTGAGCCACGGATCAAACAGCCATGGACACGGACACGCCCACGGACACGCCCACGGTCACGGACACGGCTACGGCCATCACGGACTCGCTTATTAA
- the LOC124194979 gene encoding keratin-associated protein 6-2-like isoform X6, with protein sequence MIAFKVLFAVAFVAVALAAEEQKEQQAVEEQAVASADSDSSKDLQTAEGTLGAYGAYGAGLGYGGLGYGNGLYGAGLGYGYAGAAGYGAYGHGLGYGAGYGGLGGYGGYGGYGAGYGAGYGSNYGHNHGSSGYTAINKVVSHGSNSHGHGHAHGHAHGHGHGYGHHGLAY encoded by the exons ATGATTGCCTTCAAG GTTTTGTTTGCCGTTGCCTTCGTCGCCGTCGCCTTGGCCGCCGAAGAGCAAAAGGAGCAACAGGCCGTCGAGGAACAAGCGGTGGCCAGCGCCGACTCTGACAGCAGCAAGGATCTCCAAACGGCCGAGGGAACACTCGGAGCGTACGGAGC TTATGGTGCTGGACTGGGTTATGGCGGACTCGGTTACGGCAACGGACTGTACGGCGCTGGTCTAGGATACGGTTATGCTGGAGCTGCTGGTTATGGTG CTTATGGTCACGGTTTGGGTTATGGCGCCGGATATGGAGGTCTCGGCGGATACGGCGGATACGGAG GATATGGAGCTGGATACGGGGCCGGCTATGGATCCAACTACGGACACAACCACGGCAGTTCCGGTTACACCGCGATTAACAAAGTCGTGAGCCACGGATCAAACAGCCATGGACACGGACACGCCCACGGACACGCCCACGGTCACGGACACGGCTACGGCCATCACGGACTCGCTTATTAA
- the LOC124194979 gene encoding keratin-associated protein 21-1-like isoform X3, with protein sequence MIAFKVLFAVAFVAVALAAEEQKEQQAVEEQAVASADSDSSKDLQTAEGTLGAYGAYGAGLGYGAGLGYGAGLGYGNGLYGAGLGYGYAGAAGYGAYGHGLGYGAGYGGLGGYGGYGGYGAGYGAGYGSNYGHNHGSSGYTAINKVVSHGSNSHGHGHAHGHAHGHGHGYGHHGLAY encoded by the exons ATGATTGCCTTCAAG GTTTTGTTTGCCGTTGCCTTCGTCGCCGTCGCCTTGGCCGCCGAAGAGCAAAAGGAGCAACAGGCCGTCGAGGAACAAGCGGTGGCCAGCGCCGACTCTGACAGCAGCAAGGATCTCCAAACGGCCGAGGGAACACTCGGAGCGTACGGAGCTTACGGTGCTGGACTCGGTTACGGTGCTGGACTTGGTTATGGTGCT GGACTCGGTTACGGCAACGGACTGTACGGCGCTGGTCTAGGATACGGTTATGCTGGAGCTGCTGGTTATGGTG CTTATGGTCACGGTTTGGGTTATGGCGCCGGATATGGAGGTCTCGGCGGATACGGCGGATACGGAG GATATGGAGCTGGATACGGGGCCGGCTATGGATCCAACTACGGACACAACCACGGCAGTTCCGGTTACACCGCGATTAACAAAGTCGTGAGCCACGGATCAAACAGCCATGGACACGGACACGCCCACGGACACGCCCACGGTCACGGACACGGCTACGGCCATCACGGACTCGCTTATTAA
- the LOC124194979 gene encoding keratin-associated protein 6-2-like isoform X1: MIAFKVLFAVAFVAVALAAEEQKEQQAVEEQAVASADSDSSKDLQTAEGTLGAYGAYGAGLGYGAGLGYGAGLGYGAGLGYGGLGYGNGLYGAGLGYGYAGAAGYGAYGHGLGYGAGYGGLGGYGGYGGYGAGYGAGYGSNYGHNHGSSGYTAINKVVSHGSNSHGHGHAHGHAHGHGHGYGHHGLAY; encoded by the exons ATGATTGCCTTCAAG GTTTTGTTTGCCGTTGCCTTCGTCGCCGTCGCCTTGGCCGCCGAAGAGCAAAAGGAGCAACAGGCCGTCGAGGAACAAGCGGTGGCCAGCGCCGACTCTGACAGCAGCAAGGATCTCCAAACGGCCGAGGGAACACTCGGAGCGTACGGAGCTTACGGTGCTGGACTCGGTTACGGTGCTGGACTTGGTTATGGTGCTGGACTCGGTTATGGTGCTGGACTGGGTTATGGCGGACTCGGTTACGGCAACGGACTGTACGGCGCTGGTCTAGGATACGGTTATGCTGGAGCTGCTGGTTATGGTG CTTATGGTCACGGTTTGGGTTATGGCGCCGGATATGGAGGTCTCGGCGGATACGGCGGATACGGAG GATATGGAGCTGGATACGGGGCCGGCTATGGATCCAACTACGGACACAACCACGGCAGTTCCGGTTACACCGCGATTAACAAAGTCGTGAGCCACGGATCAAACAGCCATGGACACGGACACGCCCACGGACACGCCCACGGTCACGGACACGGCTACGGCCATCACGGACTCGCTTATTAA
- the LOC124194979 gene encoding keratin-associated protein 6-2-like isoform X5: MIAFKVLFAVAFVAVALAAEEQKEQQAVEEQAVASADSDSSKDLQTAEGTLGAYGAYGAGLGYGGLGYGNGLYGAGLGYGYAGAAGYGAYGHGLGYGAGYGGLGGYGGYGGYGAGYGAGYGSNYGHNHGSSGYTAINKVVSHGSNSHGHGHAHGHAHGHGHGYGHHGLAY, translated from the exons ATGATTGCCTTCAAG GTTTTGTTTGCCGTTGCCTTCGTCGCCGTCGCCTTGGCCGCCGAAGAGCAAAAGGAGCAACAGGCCGTCGAGGAACAAGCGGTGGCCAGCGCCGACTCTGACAGCAGCAAGGATCTCCAAACGGCCGAGGGAACACTCGGAGCGTACGGAGCTTACGGTGCTGGACTCG GTTATGGCGGACTCGGTTACGGCAACGGACTGTACGGCGCTGGTCTAGGATACGGTTATGCTGGAGCTGCTGGTTATGGTG CTTATGGTCACGGTTTGGGTTATGGCGCCGGATATGGAGGTCTCGGCGGATACGGCGGATACGGAG GATATGGAGCTGGATACGGGGCCGGCTATGGATCCAACTACGGACACAACCACGGCAGTTCCGGTTACACCGCGATTAACAAAGTCGTGAGCCACGGATCAAACAGCCATGGACACGGACACGCCCACGGACACGCCCACGGTCACGGACACGGCTACGGCCATCACGGACTCGCTTATTAA